Proteins found in one Maridesulfovibrio sp. genomic segment:
- a CDS encoding ABC transporter substrate-binding protein, whose amino-acid sequence MKRSLLFLALIAILSLGLAGCSAEKKEEKAPAKKETTEAAPAAAAGKTLKLAMDADPVSLDPHVQLSGGMLQYSHMVFDPLVRWAKDGSFEPRLAESWERVDDKTMRFHLRKGVKFHSGNPFTAEDVVWTINRLKKSADFKGLFEPFGEAKVVDDYTVDVITHKPYGLLLNMATYIFPMDKKFYSGMDESGQPKDAIVKTGPSFANVHESGTGKYIVAEREQGVRDVFKVFPEYWDKTGNVDTIILTPIKNDATRVAALLSGDVDFIMPVPPQDLKRIDSTEGLQLVTMSGSRIITFQLNQKRQKAFQNPKVREAIVYATDNTGIVKKVMKGFATVAAQQGPKGFAGYNAELKPRYDLEKAKQLMKEAGYENGFECTMIAPNNRYVNDEKIAEAFVSMLGKIGIKVNLKTMPKAQYWDQFDAQVADIQMIGWHSDTEDSSNYTEFLLMCPNKETGYGQYNSGNYCNPEVDSLILQAQTETDLIKRSAMLQKVEKILYDEAAFVPLHWQNLSWASKDGMNTKEIVNVQNFPYFGDLVIK is encoded by the coding sequence ATGAAACGTTCATTACTGTTTCTTGCGCTTATTGCTATCCTTAGCCTCGGTCTTGCCGGGTGCAGCGCGGAAAAAAAAGAAGAAAAGGCCCCTGCCAAAAAGGAAACCACTGAAGCAGCTCCTGCTGCCGCAGCCGGTAAAACCCTGAAACTGGCCATGGATGCCGACCCTGTCTCTCTTGACCCTCATGTACAGCTTTCCGGCGGAATGCTCCAGTACTCTCACATGGTTTTCGACCCTCTCGTTCGCTGGGCAAAAGACGGCTCCTTCGAGCCTCGCCTTGCTGAATCTTGGGAACGCGTTGACGATAAAACCATGCGCTTTCACCTTCGTAAAGGCGTTAAGTTTCATTCCGGCAACCCCTTCACCGCCGAAGACGTTGTCTGGACCATCAACCGCCTCAAAAAAAGCGCAGATTTTAAAGGTCTTTTCGAGCCTTTCGGAGAAGCAAAAGTTGTTGATGACTACACTGTTGATGTTATCACCCACAAGCCGTACGGCCTGCTTCTGAATATGGCTACCTACATCTTCCCCATGGATAAAAAATTCTACTCCGGCATGGATGAATCCGGTCAGCCTAAAGACGCCATCGTCAAGACCGGCCCCTCCTTTGCCAACGTTCACGAATCCGGAACCGGTAAATACATCGTAGCTGAACGCGAGCAGGGTGTACGTGATGTTTTCAAAGTTTTCCCTGAATACTGGGATAAAACCGGTAACGTAGACACAATCATACTGACTCCGATCAAGAACGATGCCACCCGCGTGGCTGCCCTGCTTTCCGGCGATGTTGACTTCATCATGCCCGTTCCTCCGCAGGATCTCAAACGTATTGATTCAACAGAAGGACTGCAGCTTGTAACCATGTCCGGTTCGCGCATCATCACCTTCCAGCTGAATCAGAAACGCCAGAAGGCTTTCCAGAATCCTAAAGTACGTGAAGCCATTGTTTACGCTACCGACAACACAGGTATCGTTAAAAAAGTAATGAAGGGCTTCGCTACCGTAGCCGCTCAGCAGGGTCCCAAAGGTTTTGCCGGTTATAATGCAGAACTCAAGCCCCGCTATGACCTCGAAAAAGCCAAGCAGCTCATGAAGGAAGCCGGCTATGAAAACGGTTTCGAGTGCACCATGATCGCACCCAATAACCGTTACGTTAACGATGAAAAAATCGCTGAAGCATTTGTTTCCATGCTCGGAAAAATCGGCATCAAAGTAAACCTGAAAACCATGCCTAAAGCACAGTACTGGGATCAGTTCGACGCACAGGTTGCCGACATCCAGATGATCGGTTGGCATTCTGACACCGAAGATTCCTCCAACTACACAGAATTCCTGCTCATGTGCCCCAACAAGGAAACCGGCTACGGACAGTACAACAGCGGCAACTACTGCAATCCGGAAGTTGATTCCCTCATTCTGCAGGCTCAGACTGAGACCGACCTCATCAAACGCAGCGCCATGCTTCAGAAAGTGGAAAAGATCCTCTATGATGAAGCCGCATTTGTTCCCCTGCACTGGCAGAACCTGTCCTGGGCATCCAAGGACGGCATGAATACTAAAGAAATCGTAAACGTGCAGAACTTCCCCTACTTCGGTGATCTCGTCATCAAGTAA
- a CDS encoding TIGR03960 family B12-binding radical SAM protein: MKKLLPLLPRPTRYLGSEWGSVHKDPAKVKAHIAIGFPDLYEIGMSYLGQKILYEIVNKHDDFYAERAYTPCEETAEIMREHGELLATLESDTPLKDVDALGISLTHELCYTNVLFMLDLSGIPLKSADRDDSCPLVIGGGGACFNAEPMADFFDVIMLGDGEESIIKVMEIIVECNEQGLGRKARLEKLSELPGIYIPEFFDPENPGDFFVEKAVVEDFEPIAFPKEQILPYGQVIHDRLTMEIARGCTRGCRFCQAGIIYRPVRERTPETLTKTLMEGLAETGYEETSFLSLSTGDYSALDTLFAKSFDNCAAEQISISLPSLRVGSLSEPIMERIATIRRTGATLAPEAGSQRMRDVINKGITEQALLDHALMLYENGWQSIKLYFMIGLPTETFEDLDAIVDLCAKVRDVAGKHIKKLNITAAVSPFVPKPHTPFQWERQISLDEISERLDYMRERFSSQKRIKMKSHIPRMTFLEGIFSRGDRRLGPVIEKAYKKGALYSSWKDHLKLEPYLEAMEEEGLTPEEYTGARDHDSRLPWDHLSSGVSKKFLLTELKRSISEKITGDCRYEECRNCGVCNFDGRKSLLTKQAETMDLRPKMVFENRDQTGDVPPFVQEEKPDLGIKGSHFRLWYTKTGTSAYLSQLDLQPVIERAMRRAELPLTFSQGFHPMPRMSFGRALPVGVESMKEWMNIMLRTKIGAQDLVDRLNAQMPIGIKIVGADPLSLSKKQKHPEIEDFTLIFTCSDEETEEKMNRLREYAQSDEYIVSHTTKKKVKDKNIRPMLIKFEEINRRTLKLSFDWTTLYMSPVKMIAAICPGTTLLDYDLTKTDQRFE; encoded by the coding sequence TTGAAAAAGCTGCTCCCTCTTCTGCCCCGCCCTACCCGTTATCTGGGTTCGGAATGGGGCTCTGTCCACAAGGACCCCGCTAAGGTCAAGGCGCATATCGCCATCGGTTTCCCGGATCTTTACGAGATCGGCATGTCCTATCTCGGCCAGAAGATTCTCTACGAAATCGTTAACAAGCATGATGATTTCTACGCTGAGCGTGCATACACACCATGCGAAGAGACAGCGGAAATCATGCGTGAACACGGTGAACTCCTCGCCACACTTGAAAGCGACACCCCGCTCAAGGACGTGGATGCTCTGGGAATCAGCCTCACTCACGAGTTGTGCTACACCAATGTACTCTTCATGCTCGACCTATCCGGTATTCCACTTAAATCAGCGGATCGAGACGACTCCTGTCCATTGGTTATAGGAGGGGGCGGAGCATGTTTCAACGCCGAACCGATGGCGGACTTTTTTGATGTGATCATGCTCGGCGACGGCGAAGAATCCATCATTAAAGTCATGGAGATCATCGTCGAATGCAACGAGCAGGGACTAGGACGCAAGGCCCGTTTGGAAAAACTATCCGAACTGCCAGGAATTTACATCCCTGAATTTTTCGATCCTGAGAATCCCGGTGATTTCTTTGTGGAAAAAGCGGTGGTGGAAGACTTTGAACCCATTGCATTTCCTAAAGAACAGATCCTGCCCTACGGTCAGGTAATCCATGACCGCCTGACCATGGAAATCGCCCGCGGCTGCACCCGCGGCTGTCGTTTCTGTCAGGCAGGAATTATCTACCGTCCGGTCCGCGAACGTACTCCGGAAACCCTGACCAAGACACTGATGGAAGGTCTGGCGGAAACCGGTTACGAAGAAACCTCTTTCCTTTCCCTAAGTACCGGTGACTATTCCGCTCTGGATACGCTTTTCGCTAAATCTTTCGATAACTGCGCCGCTGAGCAGATATCTATTTCACTGCCTTCCCTGCGTGTCGGTTCGCTTTCCGAACCGATCATGGAACGCATCGCAACCATCCGCCGCACAGGGGCCACACTCGCTCCCGAAGCCGGAAGCCAGCGCATGCGCGATGTGATCAATAAAGGAATCACCGAACAGGCCCTGCTTGATCACGCGCTTATGCTTTATGAAAACGGCTGGCAGAGCATCAAACTTTACTTCATGATTGGCCTGCCAACCGAAACATTTGAAGATCTAGACGCGATCGTCGACCTGTGCGCAAAAGTTCGCGATGTGGCCGGAAAGCATATCAAAAAATTAAATATCACCGCTGCGGTTTCCCCCTTCGTGCCCAAACCGCACACCCCTTTTCAGTGGGAACGGCAGATTTCTCTTGATGAAATCAGCGAACGGCTCGACTACATGCGTGAACGCTTTTCTTCACAAAAACGCATCAAAATGAAATCCCATATTCCGCGCATGACTTTTCTCGAAGGAATATTCTCACGCGGTGACCGCAGACTAGGCCCGGTAATCGAAAAGGCTTACAAAAAAGGTGCTCTTTACAGCAGTTGGAAAGACCACCTCAAGCTTGAACCTTATCTTGAGGCGATGGAAGAAGAAGGGCTTACACCTGAAGAGTACACCGGAGCAAGAGATCATGACAGCCGCCTGCCTTGGGATCACCTTTCAAGCGGAGTAAGCAAAAAATTCCTGCTTACCGAACTAAAACGCAGTATCTCTGAAAAAATAACCGGGGACTGCCGTTACGAAGAATGTCGTAATTGCGGGGTCTGCAACTTCGACGGCCGCAAATCCCTGCTCACAAAGCAGGCTGAAACAATGGACCTGCGGCCCAAGATGGTTTTTGAAAACCGCGACCAGACCGGTGATGTTCCACCTTTCGTACAGGAAGAAAAGCCGGACCTCGGCATCAAAGGGAGTCACTTCCGTCTCTGGTACACCAAGACCGGAACCTCGGCCTATCTTTCGCAGCTGGACCTACAGCCCGTGATAGAACGGGCCATGCGCCGCGCGGAACTGCCGCTTACATTCTCGCAGGGATTCCACCCCATGCCGCGTATGTCCTTCGGACGCGCCCTGCCCGTTGGTGTTGAGAGCATGAAAGAGTGGATGAACATCATGCTGCGTACAAAAATCGGCGCGCAGGATCTGGTTGACCGCCTCAATGCTCAAATGCCTATCGGGATTAAAATTGTCGGTGCCGATCCTCTGAGTCTGTCCAAAAAACAGAAACATCCTGAAATTGAGGATTTCACCCTTATATTCACCTGTTCCGATGAAGAAACAGAAGAAAAGATGAACAGGCTGCGCGAATATGCTCAGTCCGATGAATACATCGTATCCCATACCACTAAAAAGAAGGTTAAGGATAAAAACATCCGGCCCATGCTGATTAAATTTGAAGAAATAAATCGGCGGACCCTGAAACTGAGCTTTGACTGGACCACCCTGTATATGAGTCCGGTTAAAATGATTGCAGCCATATGTCCCGGCACGACGCTTCTTGATTACGATCTGACCAAAACGGATCAGCGTTTCGAGTAA
- a CDS encoding DNA-3-methyladenine glycosylase I: protein MNHTRCPWAKHDLEIAYHDTEWGIPIHDDRLHFEFLILEGAQAGLSWLTVLKKRENYRAVFADFDPEIVARFDENKIELLRQEEGIIRNKLKINSAVRNARAFLDVQKEFGSFDAYIWQFTGGKAIQNRWNSLEEVPAKTAEAEAMSRDLKKRGFNFVGPTICYAYMQATGMVNDHLVSCFRHRKILELQA from the coding sequence ATGAACCACACCCGCTGCCCTTGGGCAAAGCACGATCTTGAAATAGCCTATCACGATACCGAATGGGGAATTCCCATACATGATGACCGGCTCCATTTTGAATTTCTCATCCTTGAAGGCGCACAGGCCGGACTTTCATGGTTGACCGTACTCAAAAAACGCGAAAACTACCGCGCTGTTTTTGCGGATTTTGATCCTGAAATTGTCGCACGGTTTGATGAAAATAAAATTGAGCTTCTACGTCAAGAAGAAGGAATTATACGCAATAAGCTCAAGATTAATTCCGCTGTCCGCAATGCCCGTGCATTTCTTGATGTGCAAAAAGAATTTGGCAGCTTTGATGCTTACATATGGCAATTCACAGGCGGAAAGGCAATTCAAAACCGATGGAACTCCCTAGAGGAAGTTCCCGCAAAGACCGCTGAAGCAGAAGCCATGAGCAGGGACCTGAAAAAAAGAGGATTCAATTTCGTGGGTCCGACAATATGTTACGCATATATGCAGGCAACCGGAATGGTTAATGATCATCTGGTTAGCTGCTTTCGGCATAGAAAAATACTGGAACTGCAAGCTTAG
- a CDS encoding helix-turn-helix transcriptional regulator, whose amino-acid sequence MIKKSTNRDDYQYVSNPFSAMSNEFSTGHIIAEHRHVRAQLVFAESGVMEIYADHKCWFIPPQRAFWLPSNVPHSMRAHGLVALRTFYVAPDMCRTDAPDHPLAVKVSPLLHELLVAAASIPVDYDLNGRDGLLMQLINEEINWADGELFNLAWPEDERIRHICEQLKDYPADSRSLKEWGELIGSSHRTLSRLFRKETGVTFMEWRQQARILYALPLLLSGVSVLETALAVGYETPSSFSALFRRLVGLSPREYLKK is encoded by the coding sequence TTGATTAAGAAAAGTACCAACAGAGATGACTATCAGTATGTCAGTAACCCTTTTTCCGCTATGTCCAATGAATTCTCAACCGGGCATATTATTGCCGAACACCGTCATGTCAGAGCGCAACTTGTTTTTGCTGAGTCAGGTGTAATGGAAATATATGCTGACCATAAATGCTGGTTTATCCCTCCCCAACGGGCTTTTTGGCTGCCCTCCAATGTCCCCCATTCTATGCGGGCCCACGGACTTGTCGCATTAAGAACGTTTTATGTTGCACCGGATATGTGTCGTACAGATGCTCCAGATCACCCTCTGGCTGTAAAAGTTTCTCCTTTGCTGCATGAACTTTTGGTCGCGGCAGCCAGTATTCCTGTTGATTATGATCTGAATGGGCGCGATGGATTACTGATGCAGTTGATTAATGAAGAAATCAATTGGGCGGATGGGGAGCTGTTCAACCTGGCATGGCCAGAGGATGAACGTATCAGGCATATTTGTGAGCAGTTAAAAGATTACCCTGCCGACTCCCGGTCCTTGAAAGAATGGGGGGAATTGATTGGGTCCTCACATAGAACCTTGTCCCGTTTATTCAGGAAAGAAACAGGGGTTACTTTCATGGAGTGGAGGCAGCAGGCGCGTATTCTCTACGCTCTCCCCCTGCTGTTGTCAGGAGTGTCGGTATTGGAAACAGCATTGGCTGTGGGATATGAGACACCGAGTTCTTTTTCAGCTTTGTTTCGGCGTTTAGTCGGATTGTCTCCCCGTGAATATTTGAAAAAGTAA